One window of Fusobacterium polymorphum genomic DNA carries:
- the pyrH gene encoding UMP kinase, whose amino-acid sequence MESPFYKKILLKLSGEALMGDQEFGISSDVITSYAKQIKEIVDLGVEVSIVIGGGNIFRGISGAAQGVDRVTGDHMGMLATVINSLALQNSIEKLGVPTRVQTAIEMPKVAEPFIKRRAQRHLEKGRVVIFGAGTGNPYFTTDTAAALRAIEMETDVVIKATKVDGIYDKDPVKYPDAKKYETVTYNEVLAKDLKVMDATAISLCRENKLPIIVFNSLDEGNLKKVIMGEHIGTTVVAD is encoded by the coding sequence ATGGAAAGCCCTTTTTACAAGAAAATCTTATTGAAATTAAGTGGAGAAGCCTTGATGGGAGATCAAGAGTTTGGAATTTCATCTGATGTTATCACTTCTTATGCAAAACAAATTAAAGAAATTGTTGACCTTGGAGTTGAAGTTTCTATTGTTATAGGAGGTGGGAATATATTTAGAGGTATTTCTGGTGCTGCACAAGGGGTAGATAGAGTTACAGGAGATCATATGGGTATGCTTGCTACTGTTATAAACTCTTTAGCACTACAAAATTCAATTGAAAAACTAGGAGTTCCTACTAGAGTCCAAACTGCTATTGAAATGCCAAAAGTTGCAGAACCTTTTATAAAGAGAAGAGCTCAAAGACATCTTGAAAAAGGTAGAGTAGTTATATTTGGAGCTGGAACTGGGAATCCATATTTCACAACAGACACAGCAGCTGCTTTAAGAGCTATTGAAATGGAAACTGATGTTGTTATAAAAGCTACAAAAGTTGATGGAATATATGATAAAGATCCTGTAAAATATCCTGATGCTAAAAAATATGAAACAGTTACATATAATGAAGTTTTAGCAAAAGATTTAAAAGTTATGGATGCCACTGCTATTTCACTATGTAGAGAAAATAAATTACCTATAATTGTATTTAATTCCTTAGATGAAGGTAACCTAAAAAAAGTTATTATGGGTGAACATATTGGAACTACTGTTGTAGCAGATTAA
- the tsf gene encoding translation elongation factor Ts, with the protein MAVITAALVKELRERTGAGMLDCKKALESHDGDIEKSIDYLREKGIAKAVKKAGRIAAEGLIFDEATPDHKKAVILEFNSETDFVAKNEEFKEFGKKLVKIALERNVHQLEELNEAQVEGDKKVSEALTDLIAKIGENMSLRRLAVVVAKDGFVQTYSHLGGKLGVIVEMSGEPTETNLEKAKNIAMHVAAMDPKYLSEEEVTAADLEHEKEIARKQLEEEGKPANIIEKILTGKMHKFYEENCLVDQIYVRAENKETVKQYAGDIKVLSFERFKVGDGIEKKEEDFAAEVAAQING; encoded by the coding sequence ATGGCCGTAATAACAGCTGCTTTAGTAAAAGAATTAAGAGAAAGAACAGGAGCAGGAATGCTTGATTGTAAAAAAGCATTAGAATCTCATGATGGAGATATAGAAAAATCAATAGATTACCTAAGAGAAAAAGGTATAGCTAAAGCTGTTAAAAAAGCAGGAAGAATTGCTGCTGAAGGATTAATTTTTGATGAAGCTACTCCTGATCATAAAAAAGCAGTTATATTAGAGTTCAACTCTGAAACTGACTTTGTTGCAAAAAATGAAGAATTTAAAGAATTTGGTAAAAAATTAGTAAAAATTGCTCTAGAAAGAAATGTACATCAATTAGAAGAATTAAATGAAGCACAAGTTGAAGGAGACAAAAAAGTTTCTGAGGCTTTAACTGATTTAATTGCTAAAATTGGTGAAAATATGAGTTTAAGAAGACTAGCAGTTGTAGTTGCAAAAGATGGTTTTGTTCAAACTTATAGTCACTTAGGTGGAAAATTAGGTGTTATAGTTGAAATGTCTGGAGAACCAACAGAAACAAACTTAGAAAAAGCTAAAAACATAGCAATGCATGTTGCAGCAATGGATCCTAAATATTTATCAGAAGAAGAGGTTACTGCTGCTGACTTAGAACATGAAAAAGAAATTGCTAGAAAACAATTAGAAGAAGAAGGAAAACCTGCTAATATAATTGAAAAAATATTAACAGGAAAAATGCATAAATTCTATGAAGAAAATTGTTTAGTAGATCAAATCTATGTAAGAGCTGAAAACAAAGAAACTGTTAAACAATATGCAGGAGATATTAAAGTTCTATCATTTGAAAGATTTAAAGTTGGAGATGGAATAGAAAAGAAAGAAGAAGATTTCGCTGCAGAAGTTGCTGCTCAAATCAATGGATAA
- the rpsB gene encoding 30S ribosomal protein S2 — MSVVSMKQLLEAGVHFGHQAKRWNPKMAKYIFTERNGIHVIDLHKSLKKIEEAYEEMRKIAEDGGKVLFVGTKKQAQEAIKEQAERSGMYYVNSRWLGGMLTNFSTIKKRIERMKELEKMDAEGILDSDYTKKEAAEFRKELSKLSKNLSGIRDMERVPDAIYVVDVKMEELPVKEAHLLGIPVFAMIDTNVDPDLITYPIPANDDAIRSVKLITSVIANAIVEGNQGIENVEPQSEEVNVEEGSVE, encoded by the coding sequence ATGTCAGTTGTATCAATGAAACAATTATTGGAAGCTGGAGTTCACTTTGGGCATCAAGCTAAAAGATGGAATCCAAAAATGGCTAAGTATATTTTCACAGAAAGAAATGGAATTCATGTAATTGATTTACATAAATCTTTAAAGAAAATAGAAGAAGCTTATGAAGAAATGAGAAAAATAGCTGAAGATGGAGGAAAAGTTCTATTTGTTGGAACTAAGAAACAAGCTCAAGAAGCTATTAAAGAACAAGCAGAAAGATCTGGAATGTACTATGTAAATAGTAGATGGTTAGGTGGAATGCTAACAAACTTCTCTACAATCAAAAAGAGAATTGAAAGAATGAAAGAATTAGAAAAAATGGATGCAGAAGGAATCTTAGATTCAGACTACACTAAAAAAGAAGCTGCTGAATTTAGAAAAGAATTATCTAAACTTTCTAAAAACTTATCTGGAATTAGAGATATGGAAAGAGTTCCAGATGCAATATATGTAGTGGATGTAAAAATGGAAGAATTACCAGTTAAAGAAGCTCACTTATTAGGTATCCCTGTATTTGCTATGATAGATACAAATGTGGATCCTGATTTAATAACTTATCCAATCCCTGCAAATGATGATGCTATAAGATCAGTAAAATTAATTACTTCTGTTATAGCTAATGCAATAGTTGAAGGAAACCAAGGAATAGAAAATGTAGAACCTCAATCAGAAGAAGTAAATGTTGAAGAAGGTTCAGTAGAATAA
- a CDS encoding Asp23/Gls24 family envelope stress response protein, giving the protein MSELGNIRIADDVVKTIAAKAAMDVEGVYKLAGGVVDEVSKMLGKKRPTNGVKVEVGEVECSIEIYLVIKYGYKIVEVAEEVQKAILEAVSSLSGLKVVEVNVYVQNVKMEEVEQTTEEFED; this is encoded by the coding sequence ATGTCAGAATTAGGAAACATAAGAATAGCAGATGATGTAGTAAAAACAATAGCAGCAAAGGCAGCAATGGATGTAGAAGGTGTTTATAAACTAGCTGGTGGAGTTGTAGATGAAGTTAGTAAAATGTTAGGAAAGAAAAGACCAACTAATGGAGTTAAAGTTGAAGTTGGAGAAGTTGAATGCAGTATAGAAATTTATCTAGTTATTAAATATGGATACAAAATTGTAGAAGTTGCAGAAGAAGTTCAAAAGGCAATTTTGGAAGCAGTTTCTAGTTTAAGTGGATTAAAAGTTGTTGAAGTAAATGTTTATGTACAAAATGTAAAAATGGAAGAAGTAGAACAAACAACTGAGGAATTTGAAGACTAA
- the amaP gene encoding alkaline shock response membrane anchor protein AmaP gives MFKKIIFFFAWVGIFIISLISLNYVLLPGQVFYDNPYTANITTFQYKMVILVVASLYIFICLYKFFSLFERKKDYERKTENGTLKITRATINNYVTDLLRKDPDITGIKTTSELKGNKFLIYVKCELLAKINIADKIAQLQNLIKKDLNDNIGVEVNKVIVNISKIEAKEIVRETETIKETPDITNNEVSDDTEVSN, from the coding sequence ATGTTTAAAAAAATAATATTTTTCTTTGCTTGGGTAGGAATATTTATAATATCCTTAATAAGTTTAAACTATGTACTTTTACCTGGTCAAGTTTTCTATGATAATCCTTACACAGCAAATATAACTACTTTTCAATATAAGATGGTTATACTTGTTGTAGCTTCTTTATATATTTTTATATGTTTATACAAATTTTTTAGTCTTTTTGAAAGAAAAAAAGATTATGAAAGAAAAACTGAAAATGGAACATTAAAAATAACAAGAGCTACAATTAACAATTATGTTACAGATTTATTAAGAAAAGATCCAGATATTACAGGAATAAAAACAACAAGTGAATTAAAAGGAAATAAATTTTTAATTTATGTTAAATGTGAATTATTAGCTAAAATTAATATTGCTGATAAAATAGCTCAGCTTCAAAATCTTATTAAAAAAGATTTAAATGATAATATTGGTGTTGAAGTAAATAAAGTTATAGTTAATATTTCTAAAATAGAAGCAAAAGAAATAGTCAGAGAAACAGAAACAATTAAGGAAACTCCTGATATCACTAATAATGAAGTTAGTGATGATACAGAGGTGAGTAACTAA
- a CDS encoding DUF2273 domain-containing protein has translation MPDNILEVLLEKIINNWRKVYGAIVGFIVGLTVINYGILKAIVVFAFAFIGYKLGDSSFIEGIKKTILKRLKED, from the coding sequence ATGCCAGATAATATTTTAGAAGTTCTATTAGAAAAAATTATTAATAATTGGAGAAAAGTTTATGGAGCTATTGTAGGTTTTATAGTTGGACTTACAGTAATTAACTATGGAATTTTAAAAGCTATTGTTGTATTTGCTTTTGCTTTTATAGGTTATAAGCTAGGAGATTCTTCGTTTATAGAAGGAATAAAGAAAACTATTTTAAAAAGATTAAAAGAGGATTAA
- the nusB gene encoding transcription antitermination factor NusB produces the protein MNKNFEEQEKKAKVGVRLAREEVFKLVFGAEATEATSDELKQDFDIYLQNDEKFIATLNENQLEFIRSSINGIAENYDNIKDIIKKNTKNWAYARIGVIERALLIVATYEFSFKNTPIEVIANEIVELAKEYGNEKSYEFVNGILANIEKNKGTI, from the coding sequence ATGAACAAAAATTTTGAAGAACAAGAAAAAAAAGCAAAAGTTGGGGTAAGACTAGCAAGAGAAGAGGTATTTAAATTAGTTTTTGGAGCGGAGGCAACTGAAGCAACTTCTGATGAATTAAAACAAGATTTTGATATATATTTACAAAATGATGAAAAGTTCATAGCTACTTTAAATGAAAATCAGTTAGAGTTTATAAGAAGTTCTATTAATGGAATAGCTGAAAATTATGATAATATTAAAGATATTATAAAGAAAAATACTAAAAACTGGGCTTATGCAAGAATAGGTGTAATTGAAAGGGCTTTATTAATAGTGGCAACTTATGAATTTTCATTTAAAAATACTCCTATTGAAGTTATTGCTAATGAAATAGTTGAATTGGCAAAAGAGTATGGAAATGAAAAATCTTATGAATTTGTAAATGGTATTTTGGCAAATATAGAAAAAAATAAAGGAACTATTTAA
- a CDS encoding manganese efflux pump MntP family protein — protein sequence MSTIGVLITALALAMDAMSLSIYQGIASTEAQKKQNFIKIILTFGIFQFAMALVGSLSGTLFIHYISLYSKYVSFAIFLFLGLMMLREALKKEEMEYDEKYLDFKTLIIMGIATSLDALLVGLTFSILPFYQTFLYTVEIGIITAIIAGLGFILGDKFGNILGQKSHFLGAALLIFISINILS from the coding sequence TTAATAACAGCCTTAGCACTTGCTATGGATGCTATGTCCCTTTCTATTTATCAAGGAATAGCCTCAACAGAAGCCCAAAAAAAACAAAATTTTATAAAAATTATATTAACTTTTGGTATCTTTCAGTTTGCTATGGCATTAGTGGGTTCATTGTCAGGAACTTTATTTATACACTATATTTCATTATACTCAAAATATGTTTCATTTGCTATATTTTTATTTTTAGGACTCATGATGTTAAGGGAAGCATTAAAAAAAGAAGAAATGGAGTATGATGAAAAATACTTAGATTTTAAAACTTTAATTATAATGGGAATTGCTACAAGTTTAGATGCATTGTTAGTTGGATTGACATTTTCAATTCTTCCTTTTTACCAAACTTTCTTATATACAGTTGAAATTGGAATTATCACTGCTATAATAGCTGGATTAGGTTTTATATTAGGAGATAAATTTGGAAATATCTTAGGACAAAAATCTCATTTTTTAGGAGCTGCTTTATTAATATTTATATCAATAAATATTTTATCATAA